In Candidatus Flexicrinis affinis, the following proteins share a genomic window:
- a CDS encoding glycerol-3-phosphate acyltransferase, with translation MQISLLVALILTIAAGYLLGSVPTAYVIGRLHRIDIFKIGSGNMGATNISRALGIPLGIVVWFMDSAKGMAAILFAQQFMPENPALGMAAGATSAIIGHNWSIIVLFLTGSIRGGKGAATAFGTLLMLAPAPVVAVSFALCSAAVVLTRYMSLGVLILFGLSLPWLFVLTTQNMAPSVYSLYAVATAALIFYRFRENIMRLANGTERRLGDPA, from the coding sequence TTCTTTGCTCGTGGCGTTGATATTGACCATCGCCGCCGGTTATCTGCTTGGCTCGGTGCCGACCGCCTACGTTATCGGCAGGCTGCACCGAATCGACATCTTTAAAATCGGCAGCGGCAACATGGGCGCGACCAACATTTCGCGCGCGCTCGGCATTCCCCTAGGGATTGTCGTGTGGTTCATGGACTCGGCAAAGGGCATGGCGGCGATCTTGTTCGCGCAGCAGTTCATGCCCGAAAATCCTGCACTCGGTATGGCTGCCGGCGCGACCAGTGCGATCATCGGCCACAACTGGTCAATCATCGTGCTGTTCCTGACCGGTTCGATACGGGGTGGCAAAGGCGCGGCGACGGCGTTCGGCACGCTGCTGATGCTGGCGCCGGCGCCGGTTGTGGCGGTCAGCTTCGCGCTGTGCAGCGCGGCGGTCGTCCTCACCCGCTACATGTCGCTCGGCGTCCTGATCCTGTTCGGTCTCTCGCTGCCATGGCTGTTCGTGTTGACGACGCAGAATATGGCGCCTTCGGTGTACTCGCTGTACGCCGTCGCCACAGCCGCACTGATCTTCTACCGCTTCCGCGAAAACATCATGCGGCTTGCCAATGGCACCGAACGCCGCCTCGGCGACCCAGCTTAG